A region from the Aegilops tauschii subsp. strangulata cultivar AL8/78 chromosome 5, Aet v6.0, whole genome shotgun sequence genome encodes:
- the LOC109777336 gene encoding uncharacterized protein isoform X1 has translation MWRAATSLASRKPICTFNLDGNPEKYLASSSTSAAATQHSYFADGDTSLSAVLRGECVQEVSCTGGDLGGNIEDTGFGLSCKNGLTVTFVQDPTDARGEPASQPEKSKVEEELKKAAAHRSRPSCYYYYYFNEGDPQNYSDDLEMEMEQGLLPLVNFPDKQVQFEEWKIEAQQFETDFGEMEMKIHRFPASMRSLGRRYIVPMAVSIGLYHHGSSSLHEMEKVKRVATLHFISYSIRPLI, from the coding sequence ATGTGGAGGGCAGCAACTAGTCTAGCTAGTAGAAAGCCTATATGTACATTCAACTTAGATGGGAACCCCGAGAAGTATCTAGCTAGCAGTAGCACTTCGGCAGCAGCAACCCAGCACAGCTATTTTGCAGATGGTGATACAAGCCTCTCAGCCGTCCTCCGCGGTGAGTGTGTGCAAGAGGTCAGCTGTACAGGGGGCGACCTTGGTGGTAACATTGAGGACACTGGTTTTGGTTTGTCTTGCAAAAATGGTCTAACTGTAACTTTTGTACAGGATCCAACAGATGCCAGGGGCGAACCTGCCTCTCAGCCTGAAAAGTCAAAGGTTGAGGAGGAGTTGAAGAAAGCAGCTGCACATCGGTCTCGGCCTAGCTGCTATTATTACTATTACTTCAATGAAGGAGATCCTCAGAATTATTCTGATgatttggagatggagatggaacaAGGACTATTACCGCTTGTTAATTTCCCGGATAAACAGGTTCAGTTCGAGGAGTGGAAGATAGAAGCACAACAGTTTGAGACTGATTTTGGCGAGATGGAAATGAAGATTCATAGGTTCCCTGCAAGCATGCGGAGCCTTGGACGGCGTTACATCGTCCCAATGGCCGTGAGCATCGGTCTTTACCACCACGGCTCAAGTAGCCTGCATGAGATGGAGAAGGTGAAGCGCGTGGCTACACTCCACTTCATCAGTTACTCGATCAGGCCGCTCATTTGA
- the LOC141022464 gene encoding uncharacterized protein, whose amino-acid sequence MELFERALNFKWEVIIVYGTADHSRSASFLEEIHRKVTAATLPVVVGGDFNLRRFAEDKSNSHVNFARMQMFNDCIADLGLRELDRVGARFTWTNRQASPTQSVLDRVLVSPEWDLRCSLASLRAITRIGSDHVPLLLSSADERPPLPRRFRFETFWLSQNGFVEAGWGANLGRDLRERKKTLLSAIQALDLRADAVGLSPKEWLFRYDLEDQLSVIYTDEEAYWRLRGAQKWFLKGDANTAYFQTIANGRCRRKTIPLLWDGDSLLQSPRDIRAHVDGFYRALFSAPPRGGLSLAHDCWSGRQLVSAQENAVLTAPFYEGEVWDAIHGMNPTSAPGPDGLPVKFFQTF is encoded by the exons ATGGAACTCTTTGAACGGGCCCTCAACTTCAAGTGGGAGGTCATTATCGTCTACGGCACCGCGGACCATAGTAGGTCTGCCTCCTTCCTCGAGGAGATTCACCGGAAGGTTACGGCCGCCACTCTCCCGGTGGTGGTCGGAGGCGATTTTAACCTCCGCAGATTCGCGGAGGACAAGAGCAACTCGCACGTCAACTTTGCCCGCATGCAAATGTTTAATGACTGCATTGCCGACCTTGGTCTCCGCGAGTTAGATAGGGTGGGTGCCAGGTTTACCTGGACCAACCGCCAGGCTTCTCCGACCCAGTCCGTTCTGGACCGGGTCCTAGTTTCCCCGGAATGGGACCTCCGCTGCTCCCTCGCCTCCCTCCGAGCTATCACTAGGATTGGCTCCGACCATGTCCCCCTCCTCCTTTCCTCCGCCGACGAGCGCCCCCCGCTACCCCGACGATTCCGGTTTGAGACTTTCTGGCTGTCCCAGAATGGCTTCGTGGAGGCT GGATGGGGCGCCAACTTGGGGCGTGATCTTCGCGAGCGCAAGAAGACCCTGTTGTCCGCCATCCAGGCCCTCGACCTGCGCGCTGACGCGGTTGGCCTCTCGCCTAAGGAGTGGCTCTTTAGGTACGACTTGGAGGACCAGCTCTCGGTCATATACACCGACGAGGAGGCCTACTGGCGCTTGCGCGGCGCCCAGAAATGGTTTCTGAAAGGTGACGCGAACACGGCCTACTTCCAGACCATAGCGAATGGTCGGTGTAGACGCAAGACCATTCCCCTCCTTTGGGATGGGGATTCTCTGCTGCAGTCCCCCCGGGACATCAGGGCTCATGTCGATGGATTCTATAGGGCCCTTTTCTCTGCCCCCCCTCGGGGAGGCTTATCTTTGGCCCACGACTGCTGGTCCGGCCGCCAGCTTGTCTCCGCTCAGGAGAACGCGGTCCTTACGGCCCCCTTCTACGAGGGCGAGGTATGGGATGCCATTCACGGCATGAATCCCACCTCGGCCCCGGGCCCGGATGGCCTCCCCGTGAAATTCTTCCAGACTTTCTAG
- the LOC141022463 gene encoding uncharacterized protein, which translates to MQMVSCGRTAVNINGQIGPYFPTFCGVRQGDPFSPFLFNMVVDAFATILDKAKAAGHIQGITPHLAGGYGISLLQYADNTIIMVEGSDSDISNLKFLLLCFQQMSGLKINFDKSYVMVMGYSPAESLAIANRLNCRLGSFPTTYLGTPISDSRLTVADLRPTLTKLQTRIEPWQGRWLSKAARTILINSSLSSLLLFLMSFYSLHETLHHEIAKVQSRFYWAGNNNKQKYHMVSWPDICKPRDKGGLGIMCSKRMNIVLLSCWLWRNSQGQGGLWLDIIRNKYLRGQPLAFCQRSGGSQFWQSVVQLLPVLRMGTSISVGSGSAMLFWFDRWAGDFPFAARFPDLFSIAVEPLIFVERALIDLGRLAFRRPFGPPESAAWHELPDCVALHEPVVDNGPDQWIRGRLPSGVEVRKRNGPGSGLCQLCGVPKDSNHIFFSCVSAQFVWSCFRDMVGGNCFGGRLAAPRDAISAFIADLRSMAVRLSPPPPPPPPEPD; encoded by the exons ATGCAGATGGTCTCTTGCGGTCGCACTGCCGTGAACATCAATGGGCAGATCGGCCCTTACTTCCCCACCTTCTGTGGGGTAAGGCAAGGCGACCCCTTCTCCCCTTTCCTGTTCAATATGGTGGTGGACGCGTTTGCCACCATCCTGGATAAGGCTAAGGCTGCTGGCCATATTCAGGGGATCACTCCCCACCTGGCTGGCGGCTACGGGATCTCCCTCCTCCAGTATGCCGACAACACCATAATCATGGTCGAAGGCTCGGACTCGGATATCTCCAACCTTAAGTTCCTTCTCCTCTGCTTCCAACAAATGTCTGGCCTTAAGATAAACTTCGACAAGAGTTATGTGATGGTGATGGGCTACTCTCCGGCCGAGTCGCTTGCCATTGCCAACCGGCTTAACTGCCGCCTCGGCTCCTTTCCCACGACCTACCTGGGAACGCCCATAAGTGACTCTCGGCTCACCGTCGCGGACTTGCGCCCGACCTTGACCAAGCTTCAAACGCGCATCGAGCCTTGGCAGGGTAGATGGTTGTCAAAGGCGGCTCGGACCATTCTCATCAACTCATCCCTCTCCAGTCTCCTCCTGTTCCTCATGAGCTTCTACAGCCTTCATGAGACCCTGCACCATGAGATCGCCAAAGTTCAGTCCCGCTTTTATTGGGCTGGCAACAACAATAAGCAGAAATACCATATGGTTAGCTGGCCTGACATCTGCAAGCCTAGGGATAAAGGAGGCCTCGGGATCATGTGCTCCAAGCGCATGAATATCGTCCTCCTATCCTGCTGGCTCTGGCGCAACTCGCAAGGCCAGGGAGGCCTCTGGCTTGACATCATCCGGAACAAGTACCTGCGTGGTCAACCCCTTGCCTTTTGTCAGAGATCTGGTGGCTCGCAATTCTGGCAGTCGGTCGTCCAGCTGCTCCCTGTCCTTCGCATGGGGACATCCATCTCGGTGGGGTCTGGATCGGCGATGTTGTTCTGGTTTGACAGATGGGCTGGAGACTTCCCCTTCGCCGCGCGCTTCCCCGACCTCTTCTCCATCGCAGTAGAACCCCTGATCTTTGTCGAGAGGGCCCTTATTGACCTAGGGCGCCTTGCTTTTCGGAGGCCCTTTGGCCCCCCGGAATCCGCCGCTTGGCATGAGTTACCGGACTGCGTTGCTCTTCACGAGCCTGTGGTGGACAATGGCCCAGACCAG TGGATTCGCGGTCGACTCCCGTCTGGCGTCGAGGTGCGCAAGCGCAATGGTCCGGGCTCCGGCCTCTGCCAGCTTTGCGGCGTCCCCAAAGACTCGAATCACATCTTCTTCTCCTGCGTATCCGCGCAATTCGTGTGGAGCTGCTTCCGTGACATGGTGGGTGGAAATTG ctttggcggccgcttagccgcccCCAGGGACGCCATCTCTGCCTTCATCGCCGACCTCCGCTCGATGGCCGTCCGCCTGtctccgccgcccccgccaccgccgccggaaCCCGACTAG
- the LOC109777336 gene encoding uncharacterized protein isoform X2, which produces MVIQASQPSSADPTDARGEPASQPEKSKVEEELKKAAAHRSRPSCYYYYYFNEGDPQNYSDDLEMEMEQGLLPLVNFPDKQVQFEEWKIEAQQFETDFGEMEMKIHRFPASMRSLGRRYIVPMAVSIGLYHHGSSSLHEMEKVKRVATLHFISYSIRPLI; this is translated from the exons ATGGTGATACAAGCCTCTCAGCCGTCCTCCGCG GATCCAACAGATGCCAGGGGCGAACCTGCCTCTCAGCCTGAAAAGTCAAAGGTTGAGGAGGAGTTGAAGAAAGCAGCTGCACATCGGTCTCGGCCTAGCTGCTATTATTACTATTACTTCAATGAAGGAGATCCTCAGAATTATTCTGATgatttggagatggagatggaacaAGGACTATTACCGCTTGTTAATTTCCCGGATAAACAGGTTCAGTTCGAGGAGTGGAAGATAGAAGCACAACAGTTTGAGACTGATTTTGGCGAGATGGAAATGAAGATTCATAGGTTCCCTGCAAGCATGCGGAGCCTTGGACGGCGTTACATCGTCCCAATGGCCGTGAGCATCGGTCTTTACCACCACGGCTCAAGTAGCCTGCATGAGATGGAGAAGGTGAAGCGCGTGGCTACACTCCACTTCATCAGTTACTCGATCAGGCCGCTCATTTGA